A single Botrytis cinerea B05.10 chromosome 1, complete sequence DNA region contains:
- the Bcage1 gene encoding Bcage1 — protein sequence MGNVSSRPDDGAPLYLRDQTRLTISSLSITNQRRKTLLNIVPNGFPATRVSAIRDLGDSAVVEYVQDPDTLPGAAPNFLIKINNEEELTFNFTFIIRQSQGFLPATNGAKDVVGLIDSVINGLTYVSASTAREVENLVTREFHADPNLHKNANVQLVGDYSTGGSQSVSFEWSWKWRPPKPTEDRGGGWRNNCSFLEYDQRAHRLNTLASFSFWVSNSQPLSMPGSPSPPFHLVPPPKLRLPSSQSLDSRVSGQELSYEDAPPSPNPLSLDLVVPQSQMADVPKVDVSCQRPGEDMSATEDGPLFRATMKALEQKTGNMRTRMKKVLRKAEAAQIAQMQCNDAIGGFMEALREASNSNANAVQPALDHYFDKIAREILQYEKQNALNLEKVIIEPLAKLYTLDIKQAESKKRDFEEESKDYYAYVSRYLGQRQDSLKQKKRVESDTKYQTKRRNFELKRFDYSSFMQDLHGGRKEQEVLSHLTKYADAQTRSYLAAAKKVEQMLPQLEALSAEVQDADKEFQYQRTEREEKRRNLEKSTITYVEPETVPAVPVEPVVPGTSSSGNGAYTSDSELNRADSTGHQLRPVATNSTIATVTNGGMTEFSRSPGSLSSTVGGQLGSPGANPRFRGIRDLEEKDHSQITTSEKLGTQRKEGLLWALSRPGSHVDPRGLNKQAWHKFWIVLDAGKLSEYSNWKQRLDLHMEPIDLRMASVREARDAERRFCFEVITPHYKRVYQATSEDDMKNWISAINNALQSAVEGRGMKDYPALAPQPEPHSIRRDIGSILTGKSSSMNHGHSSNHSNTSNTNNVFRRTTVGARPAYGRSNSSSFDESPDKLLQLLRETDQGNCWCADCGSGIKTEWVSINLAIILCIECSGIHRSLGTHISKVRSLTLDINSFTTDIVELLLLVGNRVSNMVWEARLDLATKPAPQATREQRLKFITAKYVDRAFVEPISSTLSRYATADETLLAAVKKNDVQQVIYALALKANPNVTDKSRGTHSVFLALAAADPASPAQVTSSTRVEPPAKIVPFPIAEMLIQHGAEIPTSLPAFPLSRSATLYIEQKTQRAGGTSDTLGALPTTMTPQEKLKEREARLQKRVSAGGRLAKTPIQERS from the exons ATGGGTAATGTTAGTAGCAGGCCAGATGATGGCGCGCCATTGTACTTGAGGGATCAAACTCGCT TAACTATATCGTCCTTGTCAATCACCAATCAGCGAAGGAAAACACTCTTAAACATTGTTCCAAATGGCTTTCCAGCAACAAGAGTATCTGCGATTCGCGACCTGGGAGACAGTGCTGTGGTGGAATATGTCCAG GACCCTGATACACTTCCTGGCGCCGCTCCCAATTTcctcatcaaaatcaataacGAGGAGGAACTTACCTTCAACTTCACATTCATTATTCGACAATCGCAAGGATTCCTACCTGCAACAAACGGCGCAAAAGATGTGGTCGGATTGATAGATTCAGTTATAAATGGACTTACATATGTATCGGCCTCGACGGCGCGAGAAGTAGAGAATCTAGTCACTCGAGAATTTCACGCCGATCCGAATTTGCACAAGAATGCCAACGTACAATTGGTTGGGGATTATTCTACTGGAGGCAGTCAATCAGTGTCGTTCGAATGGTCTTGGAAATGGAGGCCTCCAAAGCCAACAGAAGATCGCGGGGGTGGTTGGAGAAATAATTGTAGT TTTCTCGAATATGATCAACGGGCGCATCGATTGAATACTTTGGCTAGCTTCTCATTCTGGGTGTCAA ATTCTCAACCATTGAGTATGCCAGGCTCGCCATCTCCCCCATTCCATCTTGTTCCACCCCCAAAATTGCGACTTCCCTCTTCTCAATCCCTCGATTCTCGCGTGAGCGGACAAGAACTATCCTACGAAGATGCACCGCCGTCGCCAAATCCCCTTAGCCTCGATTTGGTTGTTCCTCAAAGTCAAATGGCGGATGTACCCAAGGTTGATGTGTCTTGTCAACGCCCGGGTGAAGATATGAGCGCCACCGAAGATGGACCGTTGTTCAGAGCTACCATGAAAGCGTTAGAGCAAAAAACTGGAAATATGCGCACACGGATGAAGAAAGTTCTCAGAAAGGCAGAGGCAGCGCAAATTGCTCAGATGCAATGCAACGATGCCATTGGAGGATTTATGGAAGCGCTTCGAGAAGCATCTAATTCGAACGCAAACGCAGTTCAGCCCGCTTTGGACCATTACTTTGATAAGATTGCGCGGGAGATTTTACAGTATGAGAAGCAGAACGCTCTCAACCTAGAGAAAGTCATTATAGAGCCACTTGCAAAACTATATACCCTCGATATCAAACAAGCTGAATCAAAGAAACGAGACTTTGAGGAAGAAAGTAAAGATTATTATGCATATGTCTCGAGATACTTGGGCCAACGTCAAGATTCGCTCAAACAGAAAAAGCGCGTTGAAAGCGACACAAAATACCAAACGAAACGTCGGAATTTCGAGCTGAAGCGTTTCGattattcttcattcatgcAGGATCTTCATGGGGGAcgaaaagaacaagaagttTTGTCGCATTTGACTAAGTATGCAGATGCTCAGACGAGGAGTTATCTCGCCGCAGCCAAGAAGGTGGAACAAATGCTTCCACAATTAGAAGCATTGAGCGCGGAAGTGCAGGATGCGGACAAAGAATTCCAGTACCAGAGGACTGAACGTGAAGAAAAACGGCGCAATCTCGAGAAGAGTACTATTACATATGTGGAACCTGAGACAGTTCCCGCGGTCCCAGTTGAACCCGTCGTACCTGGAACCTCAAGTTCGGGCAACGGCGCATATACATCAGACTCTGAGCTCAACAGAGCGGATAGCACTGGGCATCAACTGAGACCAGTGGCGACAAATAGTACAATTGCTACAGTTACCAATGGCGGCATGACGGAGTTTTCTAGATCTCCTGGTAGCCTCTCGTCTACAGTCGGAGGACAATTAGGAAGCCCCGGCGCAAATCCTCGGTTTCGTGGCATACGTGACctcgaagaaaaagatcaCAGTCAAATCACGACGAGTGAGAAGTTGGGTACGCAACGTAAAGAGGGTCTTCTCTGGGCTTTAAGCAGGCCCGGTAGCCACGTTGATCCAAGGGGCCTAAATAAGCAAGCTTGGCACAA ATTTTGGATCGTACTTGATGCCGGTAAACTCTCTGAGTACAGTAATTGGAAGCAGCGTCTAGACCTACACATGGAGCCTATAGATTTACGTATGGCATCTGTTCGTGAGGCTCGCGATGCCGAGCGCcgtttttgttttgaggtCATAACACCTCATTACAAGAGAGTATATCAGGCAACATCGGAAGACGACATGAAGAATTGGATTTCCGCTATCAACAATGCGCTTCAAAGTGCGGTTGAGGGTAGAGGTATGAAAGATTACCCAGCCTTGGCGCCACAGCCTGAGCCTCATTCGATCAGGAGAGATATTGGGTCTATATTAACAGGAAAGAGTTCTTCGATGAACCACGGACATTCTTCGAATCATAGTAATACTTCTAACACAAATAATGTGTTTAGAAGAACGACGGTTGGTGCGAGACCTGCGTATGGCCGTTCGAATAGTAGTAGCTTTGATGAAAGCCCAGATAAACTATTACAGCTTCTGCGGGAAACGGATCAAGGAAACTGCTGGTGTGCAGATTGTGGATCTGGAATCAAAACAGAGTGGGTGTCGATCAACTTAGCCATCATTCTTTGCATCGAATGCAGTGGTATTCATCGTTCTCTTGGGACACATATCAGCAAAGTACGCTCCTTGACTCtcgatatcaattcatttaCCACGGATATTGTCGAATTACTTTTATTGGTTGGCAATCGTGTCTCCAATATGGTCTGGGAAGCTAGACTCGATCTAGCTACAAAACCCGCTCCACAAGCTACACGCGAGCAGAGATTGAAGTTCATCACGGCCAAATATGTTGACCGAGCCTTTGTGGAACCGATCTCATCCACTCTTTCACGATATGCAACGGCGGATGAGACCCTTCTTGCCGCGGTCAAGAAGAACGATGTTCAACAAGTGATATATGCCTTAGCGCTCAAGGCAAACCCTAATGTTACTGATAAGTCTCGTGGAACTCATTCAGTATTCTTGGCTCTTGCTGCTGCTGATCCAGCATCTCCAGCACAAGTTACGTCCTCCACTCGAGTCGAACCTCCTGCAAAGATTGTGCCATTCCCAATCGCAGAAATGCTCATACAACATGGGGCTGAGATCCCAACCTCATTGCCTGCATTTCCTTTGAGTCGAAGCGCGACGCTGTACATCGAACAAAAGACACAGCGTGCAGGAGGCACTAGTGATACTTTAGGGGCCTTGCCAACCACAATGACCCCACAGGAGAAGCTTAAGGAGCGGGAGGCGAGATTGCAGAAACGTGTCAGCGCTGGCGGACGATTAGCTAAGACGCCCATCCAGGAACGTTCATGA
- the Bcpol30 gene encoding Bcpol30, which translates to MLEARLEQADLLKKVVDAIKDLVQDCNFDCNDSGIALQAMDNSHVALVSMMLKAEGFSPYRCDRNVALGVNLTSLTKVLRAAQNEDILTIKAEDAPDVLNLVFESSESDRLSEYDLKLMDIDQEHLGIPDTEYAAVINMPSSEFKRICVDLMALSESVSIEASKDGVKFSCAGDIGNGAVTLRSHSNVDKPDLNVDIELTEPVSLTFSLKYLVNFCKAAGLSKSVKLCLSNEVPLLVEYQLAGSSYLRFYLAPKIGDDE; encoded by the exons A TGTTAGAAGCCCGCCTCGAACAAGCAGACCTCCTCAAGAAG GTTGTCGATGCCATCAAAGATCTCGTTCAAGACTGCAACTTCGACTGCAATGATTCTGGAATCGCGCTCCAAGCTATGGATAACTCGCACGTTGCGCTCGTATCAATGATGCTGAAGGCTGAAGGATTTTCTCCTTACCGATGTGACCGCAATGTCGCTCTTGGTGTCAATCTCACTTCCCTCACAAAGGTCCTGCGAGCTGCACAAAACGAGGATATTCTCACCATCAAGGCCGAGGATGCACCAGATGTTTTGAACTTGGTATTTGAGAGCAGCGAAAGCGATCGATTGAGCGAATATGATTTAAAGTTGATGGATATCGATCAAGAACATTTGGGTATCCCTGATACAGAATATGCGGCAGTCATCAACATGCCAAGTTCGGAGTTCAAGAGAATCTGTGTCGATCTTATGGCTTTGTCCGAGTCTG TGTCGATTGAGGCCTCAAAAGATGGTGTTAAGTTCTCCTGTGCTGGAGACATTGGCAATGGTGCTGTCACCCTTCGCAGCCATAGCAATGTCGACAAACCAGATCTTAACGTCGATATTGAGCTTACCGAACCGGTCTCCTTGACCTTCTCCCTCAAATACTTGGTCAACTTCTGCAAGGCTGCTGGTTTGTCTAAGTCTGTCAAACTTTGCTTGTCTAACGAGGTTCCTCTCTTGGTGGAATACCAGCTTGCCGGAAGCAGTTACTTAAGATTTTACTTGGCACCAAAG ATTGGTGATGACGAGTAG
- the Bcdut1 gene encoding Bcdut1, with translation MSTLPPNSPTSPLPKRQKTSSSSSPSKSTPAAAAAAAATSSLQEIMSSTPSTAPTTTPAPATNGSAPAPTPLKSSTPPPLLIKKLSPRARLPTRGSAFAAGYDIYAAKETVVPAKGKVLVDTDISMAVPDGTYGRIAPRSGLASKHMIDTGAGVIDADYRGQVKVLLFNHGEKDFEVKEGDRVAQLILERIYTPEVTEVLVLEESVRGEGGFGSTG, from the exons ATGTCCACACTCCCACCCAATTCTCCAACCTCACCGCTGCCCAAACGTCAAAAGACTTCGTCCTCGAGCTCTCCCAGTAAATCTACTCCCGCAGCCGCAGCCGCAGCCGCAGCCACCTCTTCCCTCCAAGAAATCATGTCTTCCACTCCAAGCACCGCGCCCACCACAACTCCAGCACCGGCAACAAACGGTTCAGCCCCCGCCCCCACACCCCTAAAATCATCtacccctccccccctcctcaTTAAGAAGCTTTCTCCTCGCGCCCGTCTGCCTACACGAGGTAGCGCTTTCGCTGCCGGATACGATATCTACGCTGCAAAAGAAACGGTTGTGCCTGCGAAGGGAAAGGTTTTGGTGGATACTGATATCAGTATGGCTGTGCCAGATGGAACTT ATGGCCGTATAGCCCCACGCTCTGGACTCGCCTCCAAGCATATGATTGACACTGGCGCTGGCGTAATCGATGCTGACTATCGAGGTCAAGTCAAAGTACTCCTCTTCAACCACGGCGAAAAGGACTTCGAGGTTAAGGAGGGCGATCGTGTAGCACAATTGATTTTGGAGAGAATTTATACACCAGAGGTTACAgaggttttggttttggaggagagtGTGAGGGGTGAAGGCGGCTTTGGAAGCACAGGTTAG